TCCTCCCGAGGCCGCGGCCTGGGGGTCGAGCAGCAGCTTGCGGATCCGGCTCTCGGAGAGCACCTCCTCGGCGGTGGTGTGCTCGCGAAGGGTGATTTCCCCGGTCAGTTCCAGATAGCCGCGCAGGAGGTTGCCACCCGGCTTGAATGTCCGTACCACCACCAGCATCGCCCGCTGTCCCTCGCGGGACATGCGAGCCCAGCGCCCGGCCTCGCGGAGGCCGACTCCGTTTTCAGCGCACCAGCGGGCGACAGGCTCCTGCAGCCGCTCCAGCTCGCGCAGCTTGTTCAGTACGCTTTTCGACGAGCCCAGGCCCCACAGCGGCAGGAACGTGCCGATAATGTCATCCTCAGCCACCGCGAACTGCTCCCGCAGGCGACGGGCCAGCCTGGAGGATTCCACCGGGGTCAGCCGTCCGGCCACATCGGCGCAGCGTGTCTCGAATATCACCGCCGGCTCGATCTTTTTATCCAGCAGCACCACCGGAATCTTTTCCACTCCCGCCTCCCGGGCCGCCGCAACCCTCCGGAACCCGTCGACCACCACCAGCCCGGAATCGCCCTCCAGCGCATAGAGCGGCCTGATAACTCCCAGGCGGCGCACGCTTCCCTCCAGCGCACTCAGCACGCGCTCGGCCGGCCAGCTTAGCGCCCAGGTACGGTCCGAGGTGTCTATTTCATCGGTGGCAAACATTTTCAGCCTGGTTCCTACCAGAATCGTCTCATCCAATTGAATCCGCCTCGTCAAATAACTGTTTTCAGCTCTTTAACTCCGGGTGCAAGTTCCTGCTGACGGGCTTTCGCCCATTCCATTATCCGCTCGTAACGCAGCGCCTGAAGACGTTTGCCGCGTCTTGAGTAACCCTGCTCCAGAATCGCCGCCTTGCGCACCAGTTCATCGAGCGCGGCCCGATACTGAGGTTGGTCGAGGGCGCCGCTGTCAAGCGCCTTGCGGATAGCCCTCGCGCGCCAGCGGTCGAAACCCCAGTGGGACGATGACAACTGGTCTTCGTGGCCGCCCCGCTTGACAATCAGCTGCCTGTCAACGTACAGCACGGGCTCGGCGGCGGTCAACCGCAGCCAGAATTCGTAGTCCTCGCAGACCCGGTAAGCCCGGTCGAATCCGCCGAGCCGCCCGAACAGCCCCGTGTCGATCATCGCGCTGCTCGGGCTGATCCGGCACATCGGCAGGCACCACTCGAATATACGTCCCCCGCGCTTTGCGTGCTTGTTCATCGGATTGACCCGCCGTCCGCGGCGCACCCAGACCTCGTCGGTATGGCTGAACCGGTATTCCGGGTTCTCCGCGTGGGCGGCAAGCTGTGTTTCCAGTTTCTCCGGCAACCAGAGGTCGTCGCTGTCCAGGAACGCCAGCCAGCGGCCGCCGGCCTCGGCGGCTGCCCGGTTCCGCGCCGCGCTGACACCCCGCCTGCGGGTGCGCAGCACTTTCAGCCGGTCGCCATAGTCCGCCAGCAGCCTGCCGGTCCCGTCGCTGCTGCCGTCGTCGACCACGATCAGTTCAAAGTCCCGGAAAGTCTGGCTCAGCACGCTTTCCACCGCGTCACGAAGCATCGCCGCGCGGTTGTATGTCGGGATTATTACGCTCACCAGCGGCAAAAGAAGTTCCTCGTGACCAGGGCCGCACAATCGGTGCGGAGTCGGTTGAATTGGCGAAATTACAGCCAGTTAAGCTGAATATAAGCCGTATATTTAGGTTGACAAGTAGTTAGGGGATTTCTATTTTATATGATTCTTGTACTCAGCCCCGGAAGCTGGAGTTACCGCTGACCTGCGGACTCGGTCCTCTCCCGGATAAATGCCCGGAACTTGTCTCGTAACGTTTACCCGCATGGGAGTTTTCTCAGATGTTTCAGAACATCAAGTTCAAGGTGATATTCATTCTGCTGATCTTTTTCGGCTGTATCTACTATCTCTGGCCCACGGTCTACCTGGCACGGCAGAGCTCTGAGGAGCGCCGCCTGATGCACCTCTCCGACCCTCAGCGCCTGCGTGACCTGGAAGAGCGAAGCATCAAGCTGGGACTCGACCTGCAGGGCGGCATGCACATGGTCCTGGAACTCGACCGGGACGAGATGAATATGAGCGAGGGCGAGGAAGCCGACGCCATCGACCGGGCGCTGGAGATTATCCGCACCCGTGTCGACCAGTTCGGTGTCAGCGAGCCGCTGGTCCAGAAAGCCAGCAACGAACGGATTATCGTCGAGCTGGCCGGCGTGGTCGATACGGCCCGCGCCAGGGCGCTGGTGGAGCAGAGTGCGTATCTGGAATTCAAGCTGGTCAAACCCCAGGGCGAATTCCGCGAGGCGCTTAACATTATCGATGAACTGATCGAGGAAAACGACCTCTATATCCTGGCCGGGGAACGCGATGACGCATCCGGCGCGGCGGACGGGGATCGGCTGGCCGACGCGGCCGGGCAGGCCGAGGATGTATTCGACCCGATGGAACTGTTCGGCGAACAGCAGCAGGAGGACTCGACAGAGGCTGCCGCCGACACGAGCGGCGAGGGCACCGGTGAACTGGATGAACTGCTCGACGAGGGCGGCCGGCTTTCCGGCGAGGGAGCCAGCACGTTCAGCCGCCTGTTTTTCCAGCAGCCCATGCAGGCCGGGAGCCGTCAGCAGAGCGAACTGCTGGTGCCGATAAACAATGTGCCGCTGGTCCAGGCCTACATGGCTATCCCTGAAGTAGTCGAGATACTGGCCAACGCCGAAGTAAACAACATGGTGGACTACCTTCGCTACCGCAGCGCCGACGAGAGCGACGAGCCGGACACTCTTGAAATCATGTGGGGTGACGACGATACGAATTACCTGGGTCCCGACGGCAGCGAATACAAGCGCGTGTACCTGATGAAAGAAAAGCCGGAGATGACCGGCGAGTTCCTGGCCGACGCCAACGCCACGCTGGGCAGCGGCTACGATCCCTCGACTGCCAACAAACCGCTGGTGATGATGGAGTTGACCGGCGAGGGCGCCGACAGTTTCGCCGTGATTACCGAGAGGTTCATCCAGCGCGACCTGGCTATCGTGCTCGATAATATTGTCAAGTTCGCCCCGCGGATCATGAGCCGTATCCCCAGCGGCCGGGCGGAGATCTCGGGCGTGCAGACCATGGAGAAAGCCCGCGACCTGGCTATCGTGCTCAGGGCCGGCGCATTGCCCGCCCCGCTGCAAATCGCCGAGAGCCGGACGGTCGGTCCCTCCCTGGGCGCCGACTCGATCGCCAAGGGCAGCCGCGCGGCGATAATCGGGCTGACGCTGGTGGTGATCTTCATGCTGTTCTACTACAAGTTCGGCGGCCTGGTGGCCAATGTAGCGCTGATGTTCGACATGCTGATAATCATGGCGGTGCTGGCCGGGTTCAACGCCACGCTGACTCTGCCCGGTATCGCCGGTCTGATCCTGACTATCGGGATGGCCGTGGACGCCAACGTGCTGATATTCGAGCGTATCCGCGAGGAACTGCGCTCCGGCAAAACGGTGCGGGCCGCAATCGACACGGGTTACGAAAAGGCGTTCAGCACGATCATGGACGCCAACGTGACCACGTTTATCACCGCGATCGTGCTCTTCCAGTTCGGCACCGGCCCGATCAAGGGATTCGCCGTCACCCTCTCGATCGGCCTGGCGACCAGTATGTTCACCGCAATCTACGTGACCAGGGTCATTTTCGATCTGTGGACCAGCCGCAAGCATGTTAAATCCGTCGCCATCTGAACCGCGGTCGGCCGGCTAAATTGTAAACAGTTCAGTTATGCATAGGAACCCGGGAGCAAGTTGACATGGAACTGATCAAGAATCCTAATTTCGACTTTATCGCCCACCGCGGTATCGCCCTGAAAATATCGCTGGCGGTTATCGCGGTCGGCATTTTTTCGCTGATTCTCCACGGCGGCCCCAAGTACGGGATCGATTTCACCGGCGGAGCGGCGATCACGTTCAAGTTCGAGCAGGAAGTGGCCGCCGAGGATATCCGCGACGTGCTGAACAGGGCCGGGATTCAGTCGTTCGAGGTGACCCATTTCGGCGACCGCAACCACGTGCTGGTCAGGCTGCAGCTGACCGACGCCGGCGACAACACCTACCTGGGCACGATCACCACCCGGCTTGACCAGGCAATGCCGGACAACCCGTATATCGTGGAACAGAGCGATCTGGTCGGTCCGAAAATAGGCACCGAGCTGCGCGAGAAAGCGATGCTGGCGATGTTGTTCGCGCTGATCGGCATTATCATCTACATCTCGATCCGGTTCGAGGCCGAGAGCTTCCTGGGCGTGCTGGTCACCCTGATTTTCGGCCTGGTGGTGCTGACCGTGAGCACAACCAGCGTGGTGCTGGCCAGCGACCTGTGGACGATCCTGATTATCGCGCTCAGCGCGGGAGTTGTCGGGTTCATCTGCGTCAAGTTCGATTTCAAGTACGCCATGGGCGCGATCGTGGCGCTGATCCACGACGTTACGATCACGGTCGGCGTGTTCTCGCTGCTGAACAAGGAAATCGACCTGCCGATCGTCGCCGCGCTGCTGGCGCTTATCGGTTACTCGCTCAACGATACGATCGTGCTCTTCGACCGGATCCGCGAGGAGTACCCCAAGGAGCGCAAGCGCCTGAGCCTGGACCGGATTATCAACAAGAGTATCAACAACGTGCTCAGCCGCACGGTGATCACCTCGCTGACCACGATGATCGTGGTCCTGATCCTGCTGATTTTCGGCGGCGAGGTTATCCGGCCGTTCGCCCTGGCGATTTTTATCGGCATTATCGTCGGTACCTACTCCTCGATCTACGTGGCCAGCCCGGTGCTGATTTACTGGCACAACCGGTTCGGCGCGGGCGCGGACCTGACCAGCCGCAAGGCGACCGCCTGAGGCACGCAGCACATACCGGGTCAGCTATGTGAAGCCAAGCCCGCCCCAGCATCCAAAAGTGGGCGGGCTTTCGCTATTGGCGCTCTCGGTCCGATGAAACAGCCTGCGGGCCGCGGGGGTAGTATCCCCTGGAGAGAATATGCGTAAATCGACCGTACTGACGACAACCCTGATCGCGGCCCTGGCGCTGGCCGCCTGCAGTACCACCCACAAGCGCGAGGTGCTGGACCTGATCGGTCAGCTCGACGCCACGGTGATTAACTACCGCAGCCAGACTTTCGAGCTCAGCGAGCAGTTACCGCTGAACCGGCAGATGGCCGCCGGAGAACTGGGCAGCCACCTGGCGCTGATTTCGCCGGTAATCATACCGATCGGCCGGGGCGGCTACGATCTGGTCGATATCGAAAACGCCAAGGTATATCTCAGGCTGGAGATCACACCGGGCAACCACGACGGCGCCACCTCGGTAACCATGTTCGTGGGCAACAGTATCGATATCTACAACGACCCCTCGGCGGTCCAGGTTCAGCGCAAGATGTTCCTGCCGGCCATCTACGAGCTTTCCAGCGAAGACCCCAAGCTCAAGCAGATTTTCGCCCTGCCGGAAGTTGTGTTCGGCATCCGCTTCGTAATCGAACCCACCCGGCTCGACAGCCACTCCATCTATATCGAGGGCCATGTCGAAAAGTTCGAGGCCGAGATTTCAGGGGTCCAGGGTATTTTCTGACCATCATCGCCACCCCCGAGCCTCCCGCTCGATTTTCCTTGTCTGCCCGCCGATTTGTTTTATCATGGGTACATGCCGGTTTCGCAGTCCCATCTAAAGCACACCGCTTTCCTACCCTGTACAACCGAAACAAGGAGTCCGCATCCGATGAGCCCGCTCCGAATGCTCTGTCGTCCGCTCAGTGTCATCCTGCTCGTGCTGTTCCCGTCGCTGCTGCCCGCCCAGGGCGAACTGGCTGTCTGGGGAACCAGCGCGGCGGAGGCCGAACAGGCCGAAGAAATGCTGTACGATTACCTGACCGAGATCGCCTGGGACTATCTCGACCGACGCGACCGGGAGATCGCCGCGCTCAAAAGCGAGGGCGACGTGCGAAGGCGGCAGGAACTTGTGCGCGAGAGGATGTTCTCCACGCTCGGTCCGCTGCCCGGGAAGACCAACCTCAAGGCGAAAGTGACCGGCACCCTGAAACGCGACGGCTACACTGTGGAGAAAGTGGTCTACCAGAGCATGCCGGGCTTCTACGTGACCGGCAACCTGTTTATTCCCGACGGCGGCCGGAAACCGTACCCCGCCGTACTGGGCACCTGCGGCCACTCGATGAACGGCAAGGCCGCCGACGTGTACCAGGCGCTGTGGGTCGACCTGGTCACCGAGGGGTTCGTCGTGCTCACGTTCGACCCGCCGGGCCAGGGCGAAAGGTTCATGTACTGGGACGAGGGCCTGGGTAGCACCTGGCTGGAGGGCACGACCACCGAGCACAGCATGCCGGGGATCCAGTGCCTGCTCACCGGAGCCAACGCCGCCACCTATTTCGTCTGGGACATGATCCGCAGTATCGACTACCTGATCTCCCGTCCCGAGGTGGATCCCGAACGGATAGCGGTCACGGGCAACAGCGGCGGCGGGATGGCCACCGCCTATCTCGCGGCAATGGACACCCGGCTGGCCGCCGCCGTACCGAGCTGCTATCTCACCTCCTGGCGTAAACTCTGGAGCACCATCGGCCCGCAGGACGCGGAGCAGAACATGCTGCCCTTTATCGGCAACGGACTGGATTTCGGTGATTTCCCGCTGGCGTTCGCCCCCAAGCCGTACCTGATGAACCTGGCGATCCGCGACTTTTTCAATATCGTCGGCGCGCGGCACACATATACCGAAGCCAGCCGGGTCTACGGCCTGTTCGGGGCCGAGGACAAGGTTGCCAAGTTCGAGGCGGACGATTACCACGGTTACACCAGGCCCCGCCGCCAGGCCTGTGTCGAGTGGCTGGCCAGGCACCTCCAGGGCCGCGAGATCGACTACGACGAGCCGGAGCGGATTCCCGAGGATGAGCGGGACCTGTGGGCCACGCCCACAGGCCAGACCGTTACCAGCTACGATAACGCCGAGACGATGGCCTCTCTCAACCGCAAGTTCGCCGCACGGATCATGTACACCAAGAAGAAGCCGATCAAACTTCCCGAACTCGAAACCGAGCGCGACAGGATAATCACCCAGGCCCGTCGACTTTCAGCTTACACCAAGCCCCAGGGTGCGCTGGAACCTCAGCTGCGCGGTTCCGTTCAGCGGCCCGGAATGAAAATAGAACTGGTCAGTTTTAACGTGGAAGAGGGTATCACTCTGCCGGCGCTGCTGTTCCGCCCGGACAACCCCTCGGACGGCAAGCCGGCCGTACTCTGGACCTCGGCTTACAGCAAGAGCGACGACGCCGGCGGGGATATCGCCGAGCTGGTGCGGGCGGGCCATCTCGTACTTGCCCCCGACCTTCGCGGCCAGGGCGAAACAGCGAGGCCCTCTACCCGCAGCAGCCTGTTTGTCAAGTGGTTCTCGCCGGACTGGGACATGGCGCTGATGGCGTTCCATGTCAACCGGTCACTGGTCGGGATGCGCGCGGCAGACCTGGTGCGGGCCGTGGACCTGCTGGCGGAGATCAGCGGAGGCGATGAGATACTGCTGGTGGCCAAGGGACGGATGGGCGTGCCGGCCATGCACGCGGCGGCGTTCGACAGCCGGATCGGACGCGTGATAATCGAGGGCGGGCTGGTGAGCTGGAAGGCTGTGATCGACGCCAAGTACCACCGGGACCAGCTCGACAACGTGGTCCGCGGGGCTCTGGCCCACTACGATATACCCTCGCTGGCGGCCGCGATCGCCCCCAGGCCCCTGGTGCTGGCCAGCCTGTCCGACCCGATGGGCCGGCCGATCGGGTCGGATCAAGCGCGGAAAGCCTACGATCAGGCGGCCTTGTTTTACAAGGTAATGAACTACGAGGACCGTCTGCGGGTAACCGACCGCGGAATCGGCGTAAGTTTCATCGAGGCTTACGGGGAGTTACTGCAGGAACGCTAACGCAAAGCGGCACTGGCGCCCGACGGGGTTCGGCGGGAGGAGGAGGCGTTAGCGGTTGGAATTCAGCGCGGCATGTGTTTTTAGAAACTGACCTGGACCGTGGGGATGTTCTTTTCGATCAGGTCCCGGATAGTGATCCGGGAGCCGAAATCTTCGTAGAAGCGGAAGATCGTATCCCAGAAAGGCTTGACGTTACATTCCTCCTGACCCTGGCAGGCGTGGGTCTTGCGCCGGCTGAACTTGGCGCAGTGCCCTTCGCTGTTGAGTTCGCTGGACAACATCTCCAGCACCTCGCAGACAGAGATATCCCCGGGAGTACGCTTGAGGGTGAAGCCGCCGTGGATCCCGCGGGTGCTATCGATCAGGCCCTTGCGTTTGAGAATCCCGAGCAGCTTGTGGACATAATCCAGACTGATCTGTTCGCTTTCGCTGATCTCGCGCGCGGTCACCGAATCCTCGTCCCGGTTGCGCGCCAGGCTCAGCACACAGCGCAGACCGTATTCTTCCTGGGCGCTGAAATGCATTGAAAGGTCCACCTCCTTCAAACTTTTATCCGCCGCAGAAAACAGCCGGCCGGAAGCACTCATCAAGCGTAATTGATAATAAATTATTAATCCAAAGTCAAAGACAAACTGCTATATTGTCCTCAATCTCTAAGTTATAACGTCCCGGCAGAAAGGATTGTTGCTTTTTTTGTTGCCGGAGCTGCACTGACATCTTCATCACTTTCCAAACCGCCCACCTGGAGAGTACGATGGATGCAATGGAAGCGTTAAAATCAAGACGCAGTATCCGCAGTTACCGTACAGACCCGGTCGAAAAAGAAAAAGTGGAGGCGGCGATTGACGCCGCCCGGCTGGCGGCCACCGGCCATGGCGTCGAACCCTGGGAATTCGTGGTGGTCACCAACAATAAAATTCGCGCCCAACTGGCTGAAATCTGCGACTACGGAAAGTTTATCGTCCAGGCCCCGGTATGCGTGGTAGTCCTCTGCCGGGATACGAAGTACTACCTCGAGGACGGTTCAGCGGCAACGCAGAACATGATGGTGGCCGCCTGCGCCCAGGGGCTCGGCTCGTGCTGGGTGGCCGGGGATAAGAAGTCGTATGCGGAAAAAATCGTCAGGCTGGTCGGAGCGCCGCCGGAGTATAAGCTGGTCAGCCTGGTCTCGCTGGGTCTGCCGGCCGACGACCATCCGCCGCGGCGGAGCAAGCGCTCGCTCGATGAGGTGATCCACTGGGAAAAATTCTGATCCGGCTGGTCTTTCACACCCAACCGGGCAGGAGGCAGCGCTCAGCCCATGTTCCAACTCCACGCAGTCGACATATTCATTATCGTCTTCTATTTCGTATTCGTCCTGGGCGTAGGATTCTACCTCAGGCGCTACACGAAAAGCGGCGAGGATTTCTTTCTGGCCGGACGGAACCAGACCGCCTGGATTGCGGGGATCAGTTTTATCGCGGCCAACATGGGAGCGCTGGAGTTGATGGGCTGGTCATCGGCCGCCTACCAATACGGCATGCTCTCGGTCCACTGGTACTGGATCGGCGCGATCCCGGCGATCCTGTTCCTGGGCATCTTCATGATGCCGTTCTACCACGTGAGCCGCACCCATTCGGTGCCGGGTTACCTCAGCCTGCGCTACGGCGAGGCGGCGCGCTGCCTGAGCGCAGTCACGTTCGTGGTGATGACCCTGCTGGCCAGCGGGATCAGCATGTACGCGATGGGGCTCGTGCTGGAAAATTTCTTCGGCTGGGATTTCGATACCAGTATCTGGCTCACCGCGCTGACCGTGGCCGCCTATGTCACCATGGCCGGACTGACCAGCGCGATTTTCAACGAGATTGTCCAGTTCTTCATGATCTGGGCCGGCTGTCTGCTGATCCCGATTTTCGGGCTGATCGAGGTGGGCGGATGGGACAAGCTGGTGGCGCTGGTGGCCCAGCGCGCCGCCGAGTTGACCGGGCCGGGCGCCCCGGTGCTGGACCGGATGCATATCTGGTCAACAATGGCCAGTCCGGATCTCAACTCGATGGGCATGCACTGGCTGGGGATCGTGTTCGGCCTGTGTTTCGTGATCAGCATGGGCTACTGGACCACCGACTACCTGGTAGTCCAGCGCGTGCTGACAGCCAGGGATATCCGCGCGGCCAAGACCGCGCCCGTGATCGGCAGTTTTTTCAAGATGGCGATCCCGTTTATCGTCATCCTGCCGGGTCTGATCGGGTTCGCCCTGATCCCGGACCTTCAGCCCGAAAGCCCTGACATCAGCGCCACCCAGACCTACAACGCGGTGCTTCCCCTGCTGATGAAACGCTATTTCGGCCCCGGGCTGATCGGGCTGGGTATAATCGCCCTGATCGCCGGGTTCATGAGCGGGATGGCCGGCAATATCAGCGCGTTTGCCACGGTCTGGACCTACGACATCTACCGCTCCTATATCCGCCGAGACAGGCCGGACAAACATTACCTGCTCTTGGGCAGGCTCAGCACTCTCGTCGGGGTGCTGATCTCGATCGCCACGACTTATATTGTCAAACGGTTCAGCAGTATCATGGACTACATGCAGG
This window of the Candidatus Glassbacteria bacterium genome carries:
- a CDS encoding Rrf2 family transcriptional regulator; its protein translation is MSASGRLFSAADKSLKEVDLSMHFSAQEEYGLRCVLSLARNRDEDSVTAREISESEQISLDYVHKLLGILKRKGLIDSTRGIHGGFTLKRTPGDISVCEVLEMLSSELNSEGHCAKFSRRKTHACQGQEECNVKPFWDTIFRFYEDFGSRITIRDLIEKNIPTVQVSF
- a CDS encoding glycosyltransferase, giving the protein MPLVSVIIPTYNRAAMLRDAVESVLSQTFRDFELIVVDDGSSDGTGRLLADYGDRLKVLRTRRRGVSAARNRAAAEAGGRWLAFLDSDDLWLPEKLETQLAAHAENPEYRFSHTDEVWVRRGRRVNPMNKHAKRGGRIFEWCLPMCRISPSSAMIDTGLFGRLGGFDRAYRVCEDYEFWLRLTAAEPVLYVDRQLIVKRGGHEDQLSSSHWGFDRWRARAIRKALDSGALDQPQYRAALDELVRKAAILEQGYSRRGKRLQALRYERIMEWAKARQQELAPGVKELKTVI
- a CDS encoding prolyl oligopeptidase family serine peptidase; its protein translation is MPVSQSHLKHTAFLPCTTETRSPHPMSPLRMLCRPLSVILLVLFPSLLPAQGELAVWGTSAAEAEQAEEMLYDYLTEIAWDYLDRRDREIAALKSEGDVRRRQELVRERMFSTLGPLPGKTNLKAKVTGTLKRDGYTVEKVVYQSMPGFYVTGNLFIPDGGRKPYPAVLGTCGHSMNGKAADVYQALWVDLVTEGFVVLTFDPPGQGERFMYWDEGLGSTWLEGTTTEHSMPGIQCLLTGANAATYFVWDMIRSIDYLISRPEVDPERIAVTGNSGGGMATAYLAAMDTRLAAAVPSCYLTSWRKLWSTIGPQDAEQNMLPFIGNGLDFGDFPLAFAPKPYLMNLAIRDFFNIVGARHTYTEASRVYGLFGAEDKVAKFEADDYHGYTRPRRQACVEWLARHLQGREIDYDEPERIPEDERDLWATPTGQTVTSYDNAETMASLNRKFAARIMYTKKKPIKLPELETERDRIITQARRLSAYTKPQGALEPQLRGSVQRPGMKIELVSFNVEEGITLPALLFRPDNPSDGKPAVLWTSAYSKSDDAGGDIAELVRAGHLVLAPDLRGQGETARPSTRSSLFVKWFSPDWDMALMAFHVNRSLVGMRAADLVRAVDLLAEISGGDEILLVAKGRMGVPAMHAAAFDSRIGRVIIEGGLVSWKAVIDAKYHRDQLDNVVRGALAHYDIPSLAAAIAPRPLVLASLSDPMGRPIGSDQARKAYDQAALFYKVMNYEDRLRVTDRGIGVSFIEAYGELLQER
- a CDS encoding sodium/solute symporter (Members of the Solute:Sodium Symporter (SSS), TC 2.A.21 as described in tcdb.org, catalyze solute:Na+ symport. Known solutes for members of the family include sugars, amino acids, nucleosides, inositols, vitamins, urea or anions, depending on the system.), which encodes MFQLHAVDIFIIVFYFVFVLGVGFYLRRYTKSGEDFFLAGRNQTAWIAGISFIAANMGALELMGWSSAAYQYGMLSVHWYWIGAIPAILFLGIFMMPFYHVSRTHSVPGYLSLRYGEAARCLSAVTFVVMTLLASGISMYAMGLVLENFFGWDFDTSIWLTALTVAAYVTMAGLTSAIFNEIVQFFMIWAGCLLIPIFGLIEVGGWDKLVALVAQRAAELTGPGAPVLDRMHIWSTMASPDLNSMGMHWLGIVFGLCFVISMGYWTTDYLVVQRVLTARDIRAAKTAPVIGSFFKMAIPFIVILPGLIGFALIPDLQPESPDISATQTYNAVLPLLMKRYFGPGLIGLGIIALIAGFMSGMAGNISAFATVWTYDIYRSYIRRDRPDKHYLLLGRLSTLVGVLISIATTYIVKRFSSIMDYMQALFSFFIAPLFATVLLGMFWKRTTAQAGFWGLLLGMCTAIGIFGGVKFDLVDPGLITLSENPSTMALNMWQALWAFAVNFISTVIISLLTKPKPEEKLVGLVFGASELPHEGPSAWYRRPAFWAWVSFAIFVVLNIVFW
- a CDS encoding nitroreductase family protein, which encodes MDAMEALKSRRSIRSYRTDPVEKEKVEAAIDAARLAATGHGVEPWEFVVVTNNKIRAQLAEICDYGKFIVQAPVCVVVLCRDTKYYLEDGSAATQNMMVAACAQGLGSCWVAGDKKSYAEKIVRLVGAPPEYKLVSLVSLGLPADDHPPRRSKRSLDEVIHWEKF
- the secF gene encoding protein translocase subunit SecF codes for the protein MELIKNPNFDFIAHRGIALKISLAVIAVGIFSLILHGGPKYGIDFTGGAAITFKFEQEVAAEDIRDVLNRAGIQSFEVTHFGDRNHVLVRLQLTDAGDNTYLGTITTRLDQAMPDNPYIVEQSDLVGPKIGTELREKAMLAMLFALIGIIIYISIRFEAESFLGVLVTLIFGLVVLTVSTTSVVLASDLWTILIIALSAGVVGFICVKFDFKYAMGAIVALIHDVTITVGVFSLLNKEIDLPIVAALLALIGYSLNDTIVLFDRIREEYPKERKRLSLDRIINKSINNVLSRTVITSLTTMIVVLILLIFGGEVIRPFALAIFIGIIVGTYSSIYVASPVLIYWHNRFGAGADLTSRKATA
- the secD gene encoding protein translocase subunit SecD — translated: MFQNIKFKVIFILLIFFGCIYYLWPTVYLARQSSEERRLMHLSDPQRLRDLEERSIKLGLDLQGGMHMVLELDRDEMNMSEGEEADAIDRALEIIRTRVDQFGVSEPLVQKASNERIIVELAGVVDTARARALVEQSAYLEFKLVKPQGEFREALNIIDELIEENDLYILAGERDDASGAADGDRLADAAGQAEDVFDPMELFGEQQQEDSTEAAADTSGEGTGELDELLDEGGRLSGEGASTFSRLFFQQPMQAGSRQQSELLVPINNVPLVQAYMAIPEVVEILANAEVNNMVDYLRYRSADESDEPDTLEIMWGDDDTNYLGPDGSEYKRVYLMKEKPEMTGEFLADANATLGSGYDPSTANKPLVMMELTGEGADSFAVITERFIQRDLAIVLDNIVKFAPRIMSRIPSGRAEISGVQTMEKARDLAIVLRAGALPAPLQIAESRTVGPSLGADSIAKGSRAAIIGLTLVVIFMLFYYKFGGLVANVALMFDMLIIMAVLAGFNATLTLPGIAGLILTIGMAVDANVLIFERIREELRSGKTVRAAIDTGYEKAFSTIMDANVTTFITAIVLFQFGTGPIKGFAVTLSIGLATSMFTAIYVTRVIFDLWTSRKHVKSVAI